One window of Mastacembelus armatus chromosome 20, fMasArm1.2, whole genome shotgun sequence genomic DNA carries:
- the prpf4bb gene encoding pre-mRNA processing factor 4Bb isoform X2, translating into MSEEEEEEEEEAETNGKKTQEASRHHSSSSKHKRKKHKHRSKHKKHKHASDEDKDRKRKHRHKHRKHKRKEGSSPSGVALFGSSSHKKVESSPSSGNPCLDDQALLEDLEKQRAMIKAELDSQLMEGKVQSGMGLILQGYNSGSEEDGDARVRNGEQRQRVSSGKPVSPRGGKSGKSRRDSTEGSKSTSKRRSRSKSADRPAKETKQDKVTKSSKDTGIKDRGRGRSRSKDKKRSNSTDRSKETKRSNSPSSFRGDQKAGRTDKRSSPQREDRTNQERGSQRSRSPGRERTGRSDIDRDKRPAKSPSKDASSGKENHSPHRRRAHSPGKKRSSSHHREAHHPLASTSDRTKKQSHSPSRTRSSPRRGRSRSPDVRRRDADRQDSPLRKRPRADAGPGRDRSRENSRRSTSRRRISRSPLRRRSPSPRRRSRSSPHRRSRSPLRRRSGERDRYGRLRQYRRSTSRDRERRRRNRDEDKFKGSLSEGMKADQESSEEEVMEDFDGEEIDEEALIEQRRQQRLAIVQKYKVVNEDTNMISEPSSPQSSTRSRSPSPDDILERVAADVKEYERENLNTFEANIKAKHNLIAQEKDGANPKKPSAPDMFTESDDMFAADFDSARMRAAGVGKDFKENPNLRDNWTDAEGYYRVNIGETLDKRYDVYGYTGQGVFSNVIRARDTARAGQEVAVKIIRNNELMQKTGLKELEFLKKLNDADPDDKFHCLRLFRHFYHKQHLCLVFEPLSMNLREVLKKYGKDVGLHIKAVRSYSQQLFLALKLLKRCNILHADIKPDNILVNESKTILKLCDFGSASHVADNDITPYLVSRFYRAPEIIIGKPYDYGIDMWSVGCTLYELYTGKILFPGSSNNHMIKLAMDLKGKMPNKMIRKGLFKDQHFDQNLNFLYIEVDKVTEREKVTVMSTINPTKDLLADMIGGQRLPEDQRKKVMQLKDLLDGTLMLDPAKRISINQALQHPFIQEKI; encoded by the exons ATgtctgaggaagaggaggaggaagag GAGGAGGCAGAAACTAATGGCAAGAAGACTCAGGAGGCATCCagacatcacagcagcagcagtaaacacaagaggaaaaaacacaagcatCGTAGtaagcacaaaaaacacaagcatgCCTCTGATGAGGACAAGGACCGAAAACGTAAACATCGtcacaaacacaggaaacacaaacgCAAGGAGGGCTCCTCTCCCTCTGGTGTTGCCCTCTTTGGCTCGTCCAGCCATAAAAAAGTTGaatcctctccctcctctggaAATCCATGTCTGGATGACCAGGCCTTGCTGGAGGATTTAGAGAAACAAAGGGCCATGATCAAAGCTGAACTGGACAGCCAGCTGATGGAGGGCAAGGTTCAGTCTGGTATGGGCTTGATCCTTCAGGGTTATAATTCTGGATCGGAAGAGGATGGAGATGCTAGGGTAAGAAATGGAGAACAGCGTCAGAGGGTCAGCTCAGGTAAACCTGTATCTCCCAGAGGGGGAAAAAGTGGGAAATCTAGACGGGACTCAACAGAGGGCAGCAAGTCCACCTCCAAGCGTCGTAGTAGGAGTAAGTCTGCAGACAGGCCCGCTAAGGAGACTAAGCAGGACAAGGTGACCAAAAGCTCCAAGGATACAGGTATCAAGGACAGGGGGCGAGGCAGGAGCAGGTCAAAAGACAAAAAGCGCTCAAACAGCACTGATAGATCCAAGGAAACAAAGAGGTCCAACTCCCCTTCCAGCTTTAGAGGAGACCAAAAAGCTGGCCGAACAGATAAACGTTCCTCTCCACAGCGGGAGGACAGAACGAACCAGGAAAGAGGGAGCCAACGGTCCAGGTCACCTGGACGAGAGCGGACAGGTCGCTCAGACATTGACCGAGACAAGAGGCCAGCCAAGTCTCCATCCAAGGATGCATCATCAGGGAAAGAGAACCACTCACCTCATAGACGCAGGGCTCACAGCCCTGGCAAAAAACGCAGTTCTTCTCACCACAGAGAAGCCCACCACCCATTGGCTAGCACTTCAGATAGGACAAAGAAACAGAGCCACTCTCCATCTAGAACAAGATCCTCACCCAGGAGAGGCCGCAGTCGCTCACCAGATGTCAGGAGGAGAGATGCTGACAGGCAAGACTCACCACTGAG GAAGCGTCCCCGGGCAGATGCGGGGCCAGGCAGAGATAGATCACGAGAGAACAGTCGCAGATCAACTTCTCGCCGTCGGATAAGTCGCTCACCTCTGAGACGCAGGTCCCCATCACCACGACGACGCTCCCGCTCTTCCCCTCACAGACGGAGCAGGTCTCCACTGAGACGCAG GTCTGGGGAGAGAGATAGGTATGGTAGACTCAGACAATACAGACGCTCAACATCCCGTGATCGAGAAAGGAGAAGGCGCAACAGAGATGAGGACAAGTTCAAGGGCAGCCTGTCAGAGGGCATGAAGGCCGACCAGGAATCCTCAGAAGAAGAAGT TATGGAGGACTTTGATGGTGAGGAGATAGATGAAGAAGCTCTCATCGAACAGCGCCGCCAGCAGCGTCTGGCCATTGTCCAG AAATACAAGGTTGTGAACGAGGACACCAACATGATATCAGAGCCCAGCAGCCCTCAGAGCAGCACACGCAGTCGATCACCCTCACCTGATGACATCTTGGAGCGAGTAGCCGCGGACGTCAAGGAATATGAACGCGAGAACCTCAACACCTTCGAGGCCAACATCAAAGCCAAGCACAATCTCATCGCCCAGGAGAAAGATG GTGCAAACCCAAAGAAGCCTTCAGCCCCTGACATGTTTACAGAGTCTGATGATATGTTTGCAGCTGACTTTGAT AGTGCCAGGATGAGAGCAGCAGGTGTAGGAAAAGACTTCAAGGAGAACCCCAACCTTAGGGACAACTGGACTGATGCTGAGGGTTATTACC GGGTAAACATTGGCGAGACGCTGGACAAGCGCTATGATGTCTATGGCTACACTGGCCAGGGGGTGTTCAGCAATGTGATCAGAGCCAGGGACACTGCCAGAGCTGGCCAGGAGGTGGCAGTCAAGATCATCCGAAACAATGAACTCAT gcagaaaacaggTTTGAAAGAGCTGGAATTCCTTAAGAAGCTGAATGATGCTGATCCTGATGACAAGTTCCACTGCCTTCGCCTTTTCAGGCACTTCTACCACAAGCAGCATCTTTGTTTGGTGTTCGAGCCTCTCAG CATGAATTTGCGAGAAGTGCTTAAGAAATACGGTAAAGATGTTGGACTGCACATCAAGGCTGTGCGTTCCTACAGCCAACAGCTTTTCTTGGCCCTCAAACTTCTCAAACGCTGCAACATCCTTCATGCTGACATCAAGCCAGACAATATCCTG GTGAATGAGTCAAAGACTATTTTGAAGTTGTGTGACTTTGGTTCTGCATCTCATGTTGCCGACAATGACATCACACCATACCTGGTCAGCAGGTTTTACAGAGCCCCCGAAATCA TCATAGGAAAGCCCTACGACTATGGAATTGACATGTGGTCTGTTGGCTGCACTTTATATGAGCTTTACACTGGCAAAATCCTGTTTCCCGGATCTTCCAACAATCACATGATCAAGCTAGCGATGGACCTCAAGGGAAAGATGCCCAACAAG atgATCCGTAAAGGCTTGTTCAAAGACCAGCACTTTGATCAAAATCTGAACTTTTTGTACATTGAAGTCGACAAAGTGACAGAACGG GAAAAGGTAACGGTGATGAGCACCATCAACCCCACCAAAGACCTATTGGCAGACATGATAGGCGGCCAGCGTCTTCCTGAGGACCAGAGGAAGAAGGTGATGCAGCTGAAGGACCTGCTGGATGGCACCCTGATGCTGGACCCAGCCAAACGCATCAGCATCAACCAAGCTCTGCAGCACCCCTTTATCCAGGAAAAGATCTGA
- the prpf4bb gene encoding pre-mRNA processing factor 4Bb isoform X1 — protein MADVEMDIAPTRMNNGNEHVKQDLESHERSGNEDSIDMSEEEEEEEEEAETNGKKTQEASRHHSSSSKHKRKKHKHRSKHKKHKHASDEDKDRKRKHRHKHRKHKRKEGSSPSGVALFGSSSHKKVESSPSSGNPCLDDQALLEDLEKQRAMIKAELDSQLMEGKVQSGMGLILQGYNSGSEEDGDARVRNGEQRQRVSSGKPVSPRGGKSGKSRRDSTEGSKSTSKRRSRSKSADRPAKETKQDKVTKSSKDTGIKDRGRGRSRSKDKKRSNSTDRSKETKRSNSPSSFRGDQKAGRTDKRSSPQREDRTNQERGSQRSRSPGRERTGRSDIDRDKRPAKSPSKDASSGKENHSPHRRRAHSPGKKRSSSHHREAHHPLASTSDRTKKQSHSPSRTRSSPRRGRSRSPDVRRRDADRQDSPLRKRPRADAGPGRDRSRENSRRSTSRRRISRSPLRRRSPSPRRRSRSSPHRRSRSPLRRRSGERDRYGRLRQYRRSTSRDRERRRRNRDEDKFKGSLSEGMKADQESSEEEVMEDFDGEEIDEEALIEQRRQQRLAIVQKYKVVNEDTNMISEPSSPQSSTRSRSPSPDDILERVAADVKEYERENLNTFEANIKAKHNLIAQEKDGANPKKPSAPDMFTESDDMFAADFDSARMRAAGVGKDFKENPNLRDNWTDAEGYYRVNIGETLDKRYDVYGYTGQGVFSNVIRARDTARAGQEVAVKIIRNNELMQKTGLKELEFLKKLNDADPDDKFHCLRLFRHFYHKQHLCLVFEPLSMNLREVLKKYGKDVGLHIKAVRSYSQQLFLALKLLKRCNILHADIKPDNILVNESKTILKLCDFGSASHVADNDITPYLVSRFYRAPEIIIGKPYDYGIDMWSVGCTLYELYTGKILFPGSSNNHMIKLAMDLKGKMPNKMIRKGLFKDQHFDQNLNFLYIEVDKVTEREKVTVMSTINPTKDLLADMIGGQRLPEDQRKKVMQLKDLLDGTLMLDPAKRISINQALQHPFIQEKI, from the exons ATGGCCGACGTTGAGATGGACATCGCGCCTACAAGGATGAATAATGGCAACGAACACGT GAAGCAGGATCTGGAAAGCCATGAAAGAAGTGGAAATGAGGACAGCATAGACATgtctgaggaagaggaggaggaagag GAGGAGGCAGAAACTAATGGCAAGAAGACTCAGGAGGCATCCagacatcacagcagcagcagtaaacacaagaggaaaaaacacaagcatCGTAGtaagcacaaaaaacacaagcatgCCTCTGATGAGGACAAGGACCGAAAACGTAAACATCGtcacaaacacaggaaacacaaacgCAAGGAGGGCTCCTCTCCCTCTGGTGTTGCCCTCTTTGGCTCGTCCAGCCATAAAAAAGTTGaatcctctccctcctctggaAATCCATGTCTGGATGACCAGGCCTTGCTGGAGGATTTAGAGAAACAAAGGGCCATGATCAAAGCTGAACTGGACAGCCAGCTGATGGAGGGCAAGGTTCAGTCTGGTATGGGCTTGATCCTTCAGGGTTATAATTCTGGATCGGAAGAGGATGGAGATGCTAGGGTAAGAAATGGAGAACAGCGTCAGAGGGTCAGCTCAGGTAAACCTGTATCTCCCAGAGGGGGAAAAAGTGGGAAATCTAGACGGGACTCAACAGAGGGCAGCAAGTCCACCTCCAAGCGTCGTAGTAGGAGTAAGTCTGCAGACAGGCCCGCTAAGGAGACTAAGCAGGACAAGGTGACCAAAAGCTCCAAGGATACAGGTATCAAGGACAGGGGGCGAGGCAGGAGCAGGTCAAAAGACAAAAAGCGCTCAAACAGCACTGATAGATCCAAGGAAACAAAGAGGTCCAACTCCCCTTCCAGCTTTAGAGGAGACCAAAAAGCTGGCCGAACAGATAAACGTTCCTCTCCACAGCGGGAGGACAGAACGAACCAGGAAAGAGGGAGCCAACGGTCCAGGTCACCTGGACGAGAGCGGACAGGTCGCTCAGACATTGACCGAGACAAGAGGCCAGCCAAGTCTCCATCCAAGGATGCATCATCAGGGAAAGAGAACCACTCACCTCATAGACGCAGGGCTCACAGCCCTGGCAAAAAACGCAGTTCTTCTCACCACAGAGAAGCCCACCACCCATTGGCTAGCACTTCAGATAGGACAAAGAAACAGAGCCACTCTCCATCTAGAACAAGATCCTCACCCAGGAGAGGCCGCAGTCGCTCACCAGATGTCAGGAGGAGAGATGCTGACAGGCAAGACTCACCACTGAG GAAGCGTCCCCGGGCAGATGCGGGGCCAGGCAGAGATAGATCACGAGAGAACAGTCGCAGATCAACTTCTCGCCGTCGGATAAGTCGCTCACCTCTGAGACGCAGGTCCCCATCACCACGACGACGCTCCCGCTCTTCCCCTCACAGACGGAGCAGGTCTCCACTGAGACGCAG GTCTGGGGAGAGAGATAGGTATGGTAGACTCAGACAATACAGACGCTCAACATCCCGTGATCGAGAAAGGAGAAGGCGCAACAGAGATGAGGACAAGTTCAAGGGCAGCCTGTCAGAGGGCATGAAGGCCGACCAGGAATCCTCAGAAGAAGAAGT TATGGAGGACTTTGATGGTGAGGAGATAGATGAAGAAGCTCTCATCGAACAGCGCCGCCAGCAGCGTCTGGCCATTGTCCAG AAATACAAGGTTGTGAACGAGGACACCAACATGATATCAGAGCCCAGCAGCCCTCAGAGCAGCACACGCAGTCGATCACCCTCACCTGATGACATCTTGGAGCGAGTAGCCGCGGACGTCAAGGAATATGAACGCGAGAACCTCAACACCTTCGAGGCCAACATCAAAGCCAAGCACAATCTCATCGCCCAGGAGAAAGATG GTGCAAACCCAAAGAAGCCTTCAGCCCCTGACATGTTTACAGAGTCTGATGATATGTTTGCAGCTGACTTTGAT AGTGCCAGGATGAGAGCAGCAGGTGTAGGAAAAGACTTCAAGGAGAACCCCAACCTTAGGGACAACTGGACTGATGCTGAGGGTTATTACC GGGTAAACATTGGCGAGACGCTGGACAAGCGCTATGATGTCTATGGCTACACTGGCCAGGGGGTGTTCAGCAATGTGATCAGAGCCAGGGACACTGCCAGAGCTGGCCAGGAGGTGGCAGTCAAGATCATCCGAAACAATGAACTCAT gcagaaaacaggTTTGAAAGAGCTGGAATTCCTTAAGAAGCTGAATGATGCTGATCCTGATGACAAGTTCCACTGCCTTCGCCTTTTCAGGCACTTCTACCACAAGCAGCATCTTTGTTTGGTGTTCGAGCCTCTCAG CATGAATTTGCGAGAAGTGCTTAAGAAATACGGTAAAGATGTTGGACTGCACATCAAGGCTGTGCGTTCCTACAGCCAACAGCTTTTCTTGGCCCTCAAACTTCTCAAACGCTGCAACATCCTTCATGCTGACATCAAGCCAGACAATATCCTG GTGAATGAGTCAAAGACTATTTTGAAGTTGTGTGACTTTGGTTCTGCATCTCATGTTGCCGACAATGACATCACACCATACCTGGTCAGCAGGTTTTACAGAGCCCCCGAAATCA TCATAGGAAAGCCCTACGACTATGGAATTGACATGTGGTCTGTTGGCTGCACTTTATATGAGCTTTACACTGGCAAAATCCTGTTTCCCGGATCTTCCAACAATCACATGATCAAGCTAGCGATGGACCTCAAGGGAAAGATGCCCAACAAG atgATCCGTAAAGGCTTGTTCAAAGACCAGCACTTTGATCAAAATCTGAACTTTTTGTACATTGAAGTCGACAAAGTGACAGAACGG GAAAAGGTAACGGTGATGAGCACCATCAACCCCACCAAAGACCTATTGGCAGACATGATAGGCGGCCAGCGTCTTCCTGAGGACCAGAGGAAGAAGGTGATGCAGCTGAAGGACCTGCTGGATGGCACCCTGATGCTGGACCCAGCCAAACGCATCAGCATCAACCAAGCTCTGCAGCACCCCTTTATCCAGGAAAAGATCTGA